From a region of the Tiliqua scincoides isolate rTilSci1 chromosome 4, rTilSci1.hap2, whole genome shotgun sequence genome:
- the RPL7 gene encoding large ribosomal subunit protein uL30: protein MLPAHAPIPSFPVATMAGEEAKKKVPSVPETLLKKRKAFADIKAKRVKRLLVRKKLRKEERKRIYKRAQAYHKEYRQMYRREIRMARMARKAGNYYVPSEPKLAFVIRIRGINGVSPKVRKVLQLLRLRQIFNGTFVKLNKASINMLRIVEPYIAWGYPNLKSVHELIYKRGYGKINKQRVALTDNALIKRCLRKHGIICMEDLVHEIYTVGKHFKAANNFLWPFKLSSPRGGMKKKTTHFVEGGDAGNREDQINRLIRRMN, encoded by the exons ATGCTTCCTGCGCATGCGCCAATTCCCTCTTTTCCGGTAGCGACCATGGCGGGCGAAGA AGCGAAGAAGAAGGTGCCTTCGGTTCCAGAAACCCTTCTGAAGAAAAGGAAGGCTTTTGCTGATATAAAGGCCAAACGCGTGAAGAGACTGTTGGTTCGGAAGAAG TtgagaaaggaggagaggaaacgCATCTATAAAAGAGCTCAGGCCTATCACAAGGAGTATAGGCAAATGTACCGTCGGGAGATTCGCATGGCCCGAATGGCCCGCAAAGCTGGCAATTACTATGTGCCTTCTGAGCCCAAGCTGGCATTTGTGATCAGGATCAGAGG CATCAATGGTGTTAGTCCCAAGGTTCGTAAGGTACTGCAGCTTCTTCGCCTGCGTCAAATTTTCAATGGCACATTTGTGAAACTCAACAAAGCATCCATTAACATGCTGAGGATTGTTGAACCCTACATTGCATGGGG TTATCCCAACCTGAAATCTGTGCATGAGCTGATCTACAAGCGTGGTTATGGCAAGATCAACAAGCAGCGTGTTGCTCTGACAGATAATGCTTTGATAAAGAGATGCCTGA GAAAACATGGCATCATTTGCATGGAAGACTTGGTCCATGAAATTTATACTGTTGGCAAACACTTCAAAGCAGCAAACAACTTTCTCTGGCCATTCAAGCTGTCTTCTCCACGGGGTGGAATGAAGAAGAAAACCACTCACTTTGTAGAAGGTGGTGATGCAGGAAACAGGGAAGACCAGATTAACAGGCTCATAAGGAGGATGAATTAA